A region of Liolophura sinensis isolate JHLJ2023 chromosome 8, CUHK_Ljap_v2, whole genome shotgun sequence DNA encodes the following proteins:
- the LOC135473795 gene encoding LOW QUALITY PROTEIN: mediator of RNA polymerase II transcription subunit 7-like (The sequence of the model RefSeq protein was modified relative to this genomic sequence to represent the inferred CDS: deleted 1 base in 1 codon) — MGENQGVSAYPLPPMQYVNMYSDDNIKKGKAPPPPPPIQDTYMIFGQTFNAEDHIIRPLEMQGLRRLYPQNYDPKRELKKMNHSLLVNFLDLLDILIKCPDSPKRAEKIDDLNLLFIHMHHLINEFRPHQARETLRVMMELQKRQRLETADRFQKHLDKVKELLQGAITGLPDDGGMNSKVLVKSEILQATEQTHHETPPQEPCDGLDRMMCDIIDTMNC, encoded by the exons ATGGGTGAGAATCAAGGGGTGAGTGCATACCCCCTTCCACCAATGCAGTATGtgaatatgtattcagatgacaacATCAAGAAAGGCAAAGCTCCTCCTCCACCACCTCCAATACAG GACACTTACATGATATTTGGACAGACTTTCAATGCAGAAGATCATATTATTCGGCCGTTGGAGATGCAAGGACTAAGGCGCCTCTATCCACAGAACTATGACCCAAAACGAGAACTCAAAAAAATGAACCATTCACTGTTGGTGAATTTCCTGGACTTGCTGGACATTCTGATTAAATGTCCTGATTCGCCAAAAAGAGCAGAGAAAATTGACGATCTAAATTTACTGTTCATCCACATGCATCATCTCATAAATGAATTTCGACCACATCAGGCACGAGAA ACACTTCGAGTGATGATGGAACTGCAGAAACGACAGCGTCTTGAGACGGCAGACCGGTTTCAGAAACATCTGGACAAGGTGAAAGAGCTTCTACAGGGAGCCATTACAGGTCTACCAGATGATGGAGGGATGAACTCTAAAGTGCTTGTGAAGTCTGAGATACTGCAGGCCACTGAACAGACCCATCATGAGACCCCGCCCCAAGAACCATGTGACGGATTAGACAGAATGATGTGTGACATCATCGACACCATGAACTGCTAG